A part of Loxodonta africana isolate mLoxAfr1 chromosome 11, mLoxAfr1.hap2, whole genome shotgun sequence genomic DNA contains:
- the SMIM47 gene encoding small integral membrane protein 47 isoform X2 → MVLGRGLPRGTPEAMCWSSFLPELLRSQLCCPSQDYRWFFRSQTPSREKRAESHGDLTPPRGQCQEQSASFGAEVPVLRCSQTKGRLMHHKDLPPELTEREPSPGAKCNPGLGRIHHPRLHLLLQQGSALRRPQDPPIHVWPRP, encoded by the exons ATGGTGCTGGGGAGGGGGCTGCCTCGTGGTACCCCGGAGGCCATGTGTTGGTCATCTTTCCTGCCTGAGCTTTTGAGATCTCAACTGTGCTGTCCCTCACAGGACTACAG GTGGTTCTTCAGGAGTCAGACGCCATCTCG agagaagcgagcagagagccATGGGGACCTTACACCACCAAGagggcagtgccaggagcagagcgcatcctttggagctgaggttcctgtgctgaggtgctcccagaccaagggaagactgatgcatcacaaggaccttcctccagagctgacagagagagagcctagcCCTGGAGCCA AATGTAACCCTGGCCTTGGCCGTATTCACCATCCTCGCCTCCATTTACTTCTTCAACAAG GCTCAGCACTGAGAAGACCACAGGACCCTCCCATTCATGTCTGGCCCAGACCATGA
- the SMIM47 gene encoding small integral membrane protein 47 isoform X1: MVLGRGLPRGTPEAMCWSSFLPELLRSQLCCPSQDYRWFFRSQTPSREKRAESHGDLTPPRGQCQEQSASFGAEVPVLRCSQTKGRLMHHKDLPPELTEREPSPGARPHHHGHHSGLLDSQPSSSEAQEREREDKGLFCWRSMDMNFQENVTLALAVFTILASIYFFNKAQH, encoded by the exons ATGGTGCTGGGGAGGGGGCTGCCTCGTGGTACCCCGGAGGCCATGTGTTGGTCATCTTTCCTGCCTGAGCTTTTGAGATCTCAACTGTGCTGTCCCTCACAGGACTACAG GTGGTTCTTCAGGAGTCAGACGCCATCTCG agagaagcgagcagagagccATGGGGACCTTACACCACCAAGagggcagtgccaggagcagagcgcatcctttggagctgaggttcctgtgctgaggtgctcccagaccaagggaagactgatgcatcacaaggaccttcctccagagctgacagagagagagcctagcCCTGGAGCCA GGCCTCATCACCATGGCCACCATTCTGGTCTCCTGGACAGCCAGCCCTCTAGCTCAGAGGcccaggaaagggagagagaggacaAGGGGTTATTCTGCTGGAGATCAATGGACATGAACTTCCAGGAA AATGTAACCCTGGCCTTGGCCGTATTCACCATCCTCGCCTCCATTTACTTCTTCAACAAG GCTCAGCACTGA
- the ACP4 gene encoding testicular acid phosphatase: MAGLRFQGQAAGFLLLLLWLLAQALAEGPLVFVALVFRHGDRAPLASYPTDPHKEAAPTLWPRGLGQLTREGVRQQLELGRFLRSRYKTFLSPEYRREEVYIRSTDFDRTLESAQANLAGLFPEAAPGTPESNWRPIPVHTVPVTEDKLLRFPTRSCPRYHELLRETTEATEYQAALEGWTDFLMHLGNSTGLSLVREPLRRAWKVLDTLLCQRAHGLPLPSWASPDVLQTLTQISALDIGAHVGPPRAAEKAQLTGGILLDAILANFSRVQRLGLPLKMVMYSAHDSTLLALQGALGLYDGHTPPYAACLGFEFQRHLGDPEEDGGNVTISLFYRNDSSRPPLTLSLPGCPDPCPLGLFHQLTAPARPPARGIPCHSLHEPATPAATAMPLLAGAVAVLAALSLGLGVLAWRPGCLRAWGGPV, from the exons ATGGCTGGGCTACGGTTTCAGGGCCAAGCTGCCGGCTTtctcctgctgctgctgtggCTGTTGGCCCAGGCCCTGGCCGAAGGACCCCTGGTGTTCGTGGCTCTG GTGTTCCGCCATGGCGACCGGGCCCCATTGGCCTCCTACCCCACGGACCCACACAAGGAGGCGGCCCCCACCCTGTGGCCGCGTGGTCTGGGCCAGCTGACCAGG GAGGGGGTCCGCCAGCAGCTGGAGCTGGGTCGCTTCCTGAGGAGCCGCTACAAGACTTTTCTGAGCCCTGAGTACCGACGGGAGGAG GTGTACATCCGCAGCACGGATTTTGACCGGACACTGGAGAGTGCTCAGGCCAACCTTGCCGGGCTCTTCCCTGAGGCTGCTCCGGGGACCCCCGAGTCCAACTGGAGGCCGATCCCCGTACACACGGTGCCCGTCACCGAGGACAAG CTGCTGAGGTTCCCCACACGCAGCTGTCCTCGCTACCATGAGCTGCTTCGAGAGACCACAGAGGCCACTGAGTACCAGGCAGCCCTGGAGGGCTGGACG GACTTCCTGATGCACCTGGGCAACTCCACGGGGCTGTCGCTGGTCAGGGAGCCACTCCGCAGAGCATGGAAGGTTCTGGACACGCTGCTCTGCCAG cGAGCCCACGGTCTTCCCCTCCCATCCTGGGCCTCCCCGGATGTCCTGCAAACTCTCACCCAGATCTCGGCTTTGGATATCGGGGCCCATGTGGGCCCACCCCGGGCAGCAGAGAAGGCCCAGCTGACAGGGG GGATCCTGCTAGATGCTATCCTCGCCAACTTTTCTCGGGTCCAGCGCCTGGGACTGCCCCTCAAGATGGTTATGTACTCGGCT CATGACAGCACCCTGCTGGCCCTCCAGGGAGCCCTGGGCCTCTATGATGGCCACACCCCACCATACGCCGCCTGCCTCGGCTTCGAgttccagaggcacctcggagacCCAGAGGAAGATGGAGG GAATGTCACCATCTCCCTTTTCTACCGCAACGACTCCTCTCGTCCGCCCCTGACCCTCAGCCTCCCTGGGTGCCCGGACCCCTGCCCATTAGGCCTCTTCCACCAGCTGACGGCCCCAGCCCGGCCCCCAGCCCGTGGGATCCCCTGCCACAGCCTCCATGAGCCTGCCACCCCTGCAG CCACTGCGATGCCCCTGCTGGCCGGAGCTGTGGCCGTGCTAGCAGCCCTCAGTTTGGGGCTGGGCGTGCTGGCCTGGAGACCGGGCTGCCTGAGGGCCTGGGGGGGCCCTGTGTGA